The DNA region CGACAACGCCCGGCTGTATGAAAAATCCCGCAGCCAGCTGGCCAAGCTTCAGGAGCTATACAACCAGGTGCGCAACCTGGAGCAGATGAAGACGGATATGATCCGCATCGCTACGCACGACCTGCGCGCCCCGCTCAACAACATCATCGGTTTTGTCTACCTGCTGCGCCGTGAACTGGACCCGGCCACCCAGCCGCAGGCGCTGGAATACCTCGACTTCATCGAGCGCTCCGCCGAACGGATGCAGAAGATCACGACCGACATCCTCTCCCTGGAGCGGCTGGACGAATCGGGCGCCCTGCGGACTGAACTGCTGGATCTGCAGGCGCTGGTTGAGCAGGCCTACCGCGACTACCAGGAGCAGGCCCGCCGCAAGGAGCAACGCTTCGAGCTGACGCTTGCCCCGGGTCCGGTGATGGTACAGGGGGAGCCATCGCTGCTGTATGAGGCCATCTCCAACCTGGTCGGCAATGCCATCAAGTACACCCCGGCGGGTGGGGCCGTGCAATTGCAGATGCAGATCAACGGTGATAAAGCCCGCTTTGAGGTCATCGATACCGGCTACGGCATCCCTGAAGATCAGCAGAAGCGGCTGTTCCAGCCGTTCTTCCGGGCCAGGAGCAGCGAGGTTTCCGCGGTGGAAGGCTCCGGGCTGGGGTTGCATCTGGTGCGCAATATCATCACCCGCCATAACGGGGAGATGGTGTTCAACAGCGTCTATGGCCAGGGCAGCACATTCGGGTTCATCCTGCCACTGGCCTGATCCCCCGGTTGCCCGCCATGAGCGGCCATACTAGAATGAGGGGCAACTCGCCCGGTGTGAACCAGGAGCGTGCCCCATGCCCCCCGATGACGATCGCAGTATCCTCGAGGTTCGCCGTCACATCCCGTGGGAGGAAAACCCTTCGGAGCAATGGGCCTACGCTCTGGAGCATATGGATCGGGGTGAGTGGGACAACGCCATCAGGCATTGCCGGCGGGCGATCGCCATCTGGCCGACCTACTTTGACGCCTGGCTGTTGCTGGGCGGGGCGCTGGAAGAGCAGGGCGATCATGACGAGGCGCTGGCCGCCGTCCAGCGGGCCAGCGAGATCGCCATCCTCGAGCTGAGCCAGGCCTGGAACAACCTGGCCTCACTGCATTTGATCCGCCAGGAATGGGAAGAAGCCCTGACGGTTGACCGCGTGCTGGACACCATCGACCCCAGCCGCCACGGCATCATCTGTTACCGCATGGCTGTCTGCTACACCCAGCTTGGCCAGCGGGATACCGCCCGCAAATGGCTGCTGGAAGCGATCCGCTGCCGGTCCGATCTGCTCGACCGCGCCCTGGGGGAAAGCTGGTTGAAGCCTCACCACCGGGCGCTACGGCGGCTCAAGGCGGCTGCCGGGCGATCGCCAACCGGCATCAGCGAAGGTGATGCCGGCTAACGCGCCGGGCCATACCCACCGCTATCCCCACGTTTGCCCAACGCACTGCCGCCGCGCCAGTTCCGGCGGTCTGTTTTTCCTGTACTCTGTAAGTGAAGACAGTCTTCTTAAGAAGGAGCGGGAGATTATGTGTCACTGGACGAAGCGCGTCGCCGTCCTGCTGGCCGGCGTGCTGGCGCTGGCGGGCTGCAATGGGGGCGGTACGCCACCGATGACGACCGGCACGATCCCGGCGACGGCCACGGAAACGCTGGTGACCGCACCCGGGCCGACCAACACCCCCCTGAGCCTGGCCGCGCTGCGTGCCAGCCCGACGGCCACCCATACCGCTCTGCCCACCGCTACCCCGCCGCCGACGCTCACGCCTGCGCTCTACACCCTGGTTCCGACGGTGATAGACCTGGGCATCATCGCCACGCCCATCCCATCAGCCACCTTCACGCCCTCGCCCACCAATACCCTGGTGCCGCCCGTGATCACGCGCTTTGCCACCGACACCATCGGCGTAGACGCCCTGGACCTGGCCCTGGGACGGGCAGAAGTGGCGCTGAACTGGCGGGTGGACAACCGCGCACCGGGTACTAATCTGGTCTTTGAGCAGGTTTTCCCCGACGGCCGCACCTTCAATGTTGAGCGGCCCCGCCACTTTGTGGAAGTGCCGTCCGAAGGCAACGGAAGCGTGATCCCGATCCTGCCCGGCGGAGACGCGACCGAGGTCCGCTTGCAGTTACGTGTGATCGTCATGGGCACTGGTGCGACACTGGCCCGCGCCGAGTTGCGTATCCCGATCAATCCTCTGCCAGCAGGCGGCTTTGCTACGGCCAGCGGCGACGCCTGCTACCAGCCGCCCTACATCCCCAGCACCGGCGTCCAGATCGGCGCGCGTGGCATCGTCAGCCAGCAGTTGCCGGCGGGCCTACCCATGACGGCCATCAGCGGCGTAGGCGGGCGTGTAGTGGGCTACCTGCCGCGCGGGGAGACGTTTGTCGTGCTGGAGGGGCCGTTCTGTTACCGCGCACCGGGCAGCAACGAAGGCCATCGTCAGTGGCGGGTACGGGTGGAGCGCTCCGGGCTGGAAGGCTGGGTTCACGAGTATAGCGGGACGTTCACCGATTACCGCCTGTACTTCGGTGTGTTCCGCGGCTACCGCATCTACGACCCGGCGCAGTGTTACAGCGCGCCGTTCCTGCCCGATCGCGGCATCCGTGTTGGCTTCGGGGCGCGGCTCTCCGACACGATGCAGTACGGCCTGAGCCTGATGGGGGATACGGCGGATAAGCCCGGCGGCAGCCAGACCACCGGCAGCCTGCAGGCGGGCGAAACCTTCACCGTGATCGAAGGCCCCTACTGCCTGCGCATCGAACCCGCTACCCAGGAGACGCTCGGCCACCGCCAGTGGAAGGTGCGCTCTGAGGTCAGTGGTGCCACCGGCTGGGTCTATGAGTATTCCGATGAGCGGCTGTCATACATTGTCCCGGTGGGCGAAGCGCCGGGCGGCCTGGTGATCCACGCCTTTGATGTGCAGCCGCGTACGGTGGCCGCGGGCGGGCCGCTGACGCTCACCTGGCAGGTCAGCGGCGTCAACGGCGTCAGCCTGTGGATGTGGCATGAGGCCCTGCCGGCCCGCCGCGTCTCGCTGAGCGGGACGGGCGCGTTGTTGCCGCTTTCCGGCTCGCTGACGATCAGCGCCCCGACAGAGGTGACTTCCGCCCGTTTCACGATCTTCGGGCAGGACGGGACCGGCCAGGAGGGCATCCCGGTCACGATCCTCTGCACTTACCCCTGGTTTGCTGCGGGGGAACGGCAAACCTTCTGCCCCAACGCCCCGGCCCGCCTTGCCCAGGCCGCTTACCAGCCGTTTGAGCGCGGCCTGATGGTCTGGTTTGAGGGGCGGATCTGGTGGCTGGACGCCAACGGCAATGGCCGCATTGATCCGGATCGCTGGGCAGGCGGCGATGTCGTGTATAGCGAGACGCCGCCGCAAGGGTTATTCCAGCCGATCCGGGGTTTTGGCACGCTGTGGGTTTCCGATCCCGGGGTGCGGAGCGCCCTGGGCTGGGCTACCGCCCCGGAGCAGGGCTATACCGTTCAGGTGCAAGAGACCAATGATTTCGCTCGACCGGGCCAGCGCGGATCGTACTATGCTTCCGAAGTTGTGCTAACCCTGCCGGATGGCCGTGTCCTTTCCCTGACGCGCATCGGCACCACGCTTCGTCAGCGCTAGCGTTGTTCCGGCCCTGATCATGTAGCCTGCGTTACGATTCTTCTGTAACCGCCGCCAATTCCCGGCGGCGGTTTGCTTGTGGCCGCCCGCCCACCGATGGTATATATGTGTACACGGCAGGCTCCGCCGGGGCCAGCCGATCGTTCAGCGCCCGCCACCATCCTGTGGCGACCAGCCGTAAGGGGTCCGACGATGTCCTCAGGCGTAACCCTTCCCTCCGGCCACACCCGCATTGATAGCGCCGAGATGCGCAATATCGTCAAACGCTTCCCCGGCGTCCTGGCTAACGATCATGTCAACTTCGATGTCAAAGCGGGCGAGATTCACGCCCTGCTGGGCGAAAACGGCGCGGGCAAGAGCACCCTGATGAAAATCCTCTACGGCCTTTACCACCCGGACGAGGGCGAGATTCTGATCAACGGCCGGCCTGTGCGGCTGGAATCGCCATCGGATGCGCTGGCGCAGGGCATTGGCATGATCCACCAGCACTTCATGCTCGTCCAGACGCTGACTGTCGCCGAAAACGTGGCCCTGGGGATGCAGCCGGCGGGGACGGTGCTCAACCTGGCTGAGGTGCGGGAGCGCCTGCTGGAGCTTTCTGCAATCTACGGGCTGAAGGTTAACCCGGACGCTTACATCTGGCAGCTTTCCGTGGGGGAACAGCAGCGGGTGGAGATCATCAAGGCGCTCTACCGCGGCGGGGCGTTGATCATCCTCGACGAGCCGACCGCCGTCCTGACCCCGCAGGAGGTCGACGAGCTGTTCGGCACGCTGCGCCAGATGCGCGACCAGGGTCATGCCCTGATCTTCATCTCCCACAAGCTGTACGAGGTACAGGCGCTGTGCGACCGGATCACGGTCATGCGCGACGGGCGGGTGGTGGATACCGTGCCCAACAACGGGATCGAGCAGCGCACCCTGGCGCGGATGATGGTCGGGCGCGACGTCAAGCTCCAGCCCGACCGGCCACAGGTTGAGCCGGGCGAGGTGCGGCTGGCGCTGGAAAACCTGACCGTGCTCAGCGACCAGGGCCTGCCCGCCCTGCAGGGGGTATCCCTGAACGTCCGCGCCGGGGAGATCGTCGGTATCGCCGGTGTTTCCGGCAACGGGCAACGCGAACTGGCGGAGTCGATCGCCGGGCTGCGGCCGGTCAGCGGCGGAACCATCCGCCTGGCCGGGCGGGAGATCAGCCACGCCCCGGTCAGCGAGCGGCTGGCTGCCGGGCTGTCCTTCATCCCGGAGGAGCGCAACCGCCACGGCACGATCGGTGTCTTTTCCGTGGCGGAGAATCTGATCCTGCAGACCCACGCCAGCGAACCGTTCGCCCGCGGCATCTTCCTCGATTTCGGCGCGATCGCCGCGCACACGCGCGGGCTGATCAGCCGCTTCAATATCAAAACACCTTCGGCGGAAACGCCGGTCAAGAACCTTTCCGGCGGCAACGTGCAGAAATTGATCCTGGCCCGTGAGCTTTCCCGCCAGCCGGTTGTCCTGATCGCTTCCCAGCCGACGCGCGGCGTGGACATCAGCGCCACGGAGTACATCCGCCAGGTGCTGATGGAGCAGCGCAGCGCCGGCGTGGCCATCCTGCTGATCTCAGAAGACCTGGACGAGATCATGGCCCTCTCCGACCGGATTGTGGTGCTCTACGAGGGGCGGTTCATGGGCGAGCTGGCCCGCGAGGACGCCGACGTGGAGACGCTGGGGCTGATGATGGCCGGGTCGACACTGGAACAGGCGCGGGCGCACGCCAGGGCGTGAAGAGAAGCGGCGGGACTACACCCGAATATTGGTGTGACTAGACAGCTAGATCGAACGGTAGATCACTAATATCTCTTAAGCGCCTTCCTTCAATCATAGTACAAAGCATATCCCATTGATCTTCAGTGTTATGGGTTTCCTTTACAGCTTGGCTTAGTTCTGGAAGTGCAAAATGATAGACACAATCCAAATCTCCTGTCCCAAGTGCGAGAGTGGCAATTCGCGTTGGAAGTGGCTCAGCAGTTACCGCAACAACATGAGGTAGATGGCCCTTACGATTACGAATTAAGTTAAGAGCCTCTGTGCGTGTATTCTGTGATCTATCACTGCGTATAGTCCATTTGCACGAAATGCTGGCATGCAAGATGGGCGAAGGTTGCTGACGGTTGCATTCTCGAAGAGGTGTGAAACTTACAATGCCTACCGTATCGTCCACAAGTGCCTCCCTACTATTAATCTCCTTATCTGAGACTGAGTATCTGGCAATAATAATGTCTGGTTTCACAACATAGTCGCTTCCAAGAGCAGAGGCCAAATCCTTATTTGATTTCAGGATAGCTGCCACGCTAGCAAGATGTTCATACTGTTCAAAAGTGGAGATGTCCGTATCCGTGGTTTTGTACAGCCAATGCCCTGGTCGTAGATGAGAAAGGCTTCGAAAGGCTTGCTCAAGGAAATCACACGTTGCTTGCTCAAAAAGCCTTCCGGCGCTCTGTTCAGACAGTTCTGTTTCATTGGTAGTATACCTCAATTGTCTCATAATACTAAATGATATGCTAATACTTCTAGGATTGCTTACATCAGCAAAATTAGGATATTTCTCCCCTGTCTTACTAATTCTTATTCGAATAATTTCATCGCTAATTCGCTGGTGATACTTTCGGCGTAGATCACTTATGGTCATTGTTGCCCTGTCCTGATATTGGTTTGTAAAAGCCAATGATAAATTCCTCATGCATT from Anaerolineae bacterium includes:
- a CDS encoding restriction endonuclease encodes the protein MTISDLRRKYHQRISDEIIRIRISKTGEKYPNFADVSNPRSISISFSIMRQLRYTTNETELSEQSAGRLFEQATCDFLEQAFRSLSHLRPGHWLYKTTDTDISTFEQYEHLASVAAILKSNKDLASALGSDYVVKPDIIIARYSVSDKEINSREALVDDTVGIVSFTPLRECNRQQPSPILHASISCKWTIRSDRSQNTRTEALNLIRNRKGHLPHVVAVTAEPLPTRIATLALGTGDLDCVYHFALPELSQAVKETHNTEDQWDMLCTMIEGRRLRDISDLPFDLAV
- a CDS encoding ABC transporter ATP-binding protein; protein product: MSSGVTLPSGHTRIDSAEMRNIVKRFPGVLANDHVNFDVKAGEIHALLGENGAGKSTLMKILYGLYHPDEGEILINGRPVRLESPSDALAQGIGMIHQHFMLVQTLTVAENVALGMQPAGTVLNLAEVRERLLELSAIYGLKVNPDAYIWQLSVGEQQRVEIIKALYRGGALIILDEPTAVLTPQEVDELFGTLRQMRDQGHALIFISHKLYEVQALCDRITVMRDGRVVDTVPNNGIEQRTLARMMVGRDVKLQPDRPQVEPGEVRLALENLTVLSDQGLPALQGVSLNVRAGEIVGIAGVSGNGQRELAESIAGLRPVSGGTIRLAGREISHAPVSERLAAGLSFIPEERNRHGTIGVFSVAENLILQTHASEPFARGIFLDFGAIAAHTRGLISRFNIKTPSAETPVKNLSGGNVQKLILARELSRQPVVLIASQPTRGVDISATEYIRQVLMEQRSAGVAILLISEDLDEIMALSDRIVVLYEGRFMGELAREDADVETLGLMMAGSTLEQARAHARA
- a CDS encoding tetratricopeptide repeat protein encodes the protein MPPDDDRSILEVRRHIPWEENPSEQWAYALEHMDRGEWDNAIRHCRRAIAIWPTYFDAWLLLGGALEEQGDHDEALAAVQRASEIAILELSQAWNNLASLHLIRQEWEEALTVDRVLDTIDPSRHGIICYRMAVCYTQLGQRDTARKWLLEAIRCRSDLLDRALGESWLKPHHRALRRLKAAAGRSPTGISEGDAG